CAAAAGGTTTTACAATATAATCGTCTGCACCCAGTTTCAGTCCAATAATCTTGTCTTCTTTCAGCTTTCTTGCAGTCAGGAAAATAAAAGGAGTTTCAGGATTAATTGTAATGATTTTTTCCGCTAGAGAAAAACCGTCCAGTTTAGGCATCATTACATCAAAAACACAAATATCAAAAGTCTGGTTTTTAAAATAATCTAAAGCCGTTTCGCCATTTTCTGCCCAGATTACTTCAAATTGATGCAGTTCTAAATATTGTTTTAAAATTGCTGCAAAATCAAAATCGTCTTCGGCTAAAAGTAATCTTTTCAAAATAAGGTAATTAAACTTTTAATAAAATAGTAAACTGAGTTCCTTTTCCTAAATCGCTGATCACGCTTACAGATCCCTGATGCGCTTTTACGATTTGATTTACATAGTACAAACCTAAACCTAAACCCTTTGTATTGTGCAGGTTTCCTTGTTCAACACGATAAAACTTCTCGAAAAGGAGCGCCTGTTTATTTTTGGCAATGCCAATTCCGTCATCTTCAAAACTTATAGAGAATTGCTTATCGACAATTTTTGTCTTTACTGTAATGGAATTCGAACCGTATTTTACGGCGTTTTCCAGAACATTTAAAAACGCGGTTGTCAGATGAAATTTATCCAGAATTAAAACGGTTTTTGAAGTCCCGAAATCAGTTTTAATATCAATTTTTGGAAAAGTAAGTTTAAAATCATTTACGATGGAAAGCAGGAAATCCTCGGTATCAATTTTTTCTTTCTGCAGTTCGATTTCATTTTCAGCGAGTGAATTTGCCATAACCTGGTCAATCAAACTCTGAAGCCTGTTGTTCTGACGAGAAATTGTATTTACAATCGAATTAAAATTTTCATCGTTATCACGAATATTTTTCTGCTCCAGAATCTTTGTCGAGATTCCAAGGGTTGCCAGCGGCGTTTTGAGTTCGTGGGTAATATTATTGATAAAATCAGTTTTTACATCGCTGACTTTCTTTTGTTTAATCAAAGCTTTTATGGCAATTACAAACAGACTTATCAGTGTTAAAATCGACAATAAGGACAAAACCAGTATAAAAGCCATTCTTCGCAGAATAATCATTTCCCAGTCGATAACCGAAACGTACATTGAATCTTCTGTCAATAATTTATAATCTTGATTTTCAAAAATTCCGTTTGTTGTTCCTACATAACTTCTAACCAAAAAAGCGTGGTTTAATGAAGTCAGGTTTCCGTAAAGTTTGTTTTGAATAAAAGGTTTTTCTGAGAAAATAGTATCAGCTTTTTGTGTGTTTTTATAAAGGATAAATTTATTGAGGACAATCGCAAAATCAATTTTAAAATTAGGAAGATCCCTTTCAAATTTTCTTTGAAGCTGTTGTGTTATCGCACTTTGAAATTCGGTTTCCAGAACACCTTTTTTAATGTCAAGTCTGGTATTTTTTCCCTGAATATAATTTTCTGAAAGTTTCTTGTAAAGCGTTTCTTTTTTAGCGGTTAATGCCGAATCGATATCACTGTAATTATTGGTAATCTGACCAATTTCGTTTTTAATCTGCGTATGAAACTGCGCAACTTTATAATCATAAGCCGTTTTTACCAAATAACATTGCACCGTTGTTAAAACCACAAGGGCAAGCACAGAAAATGCGATTAATAAATTGATTCTTCGTTTCATGTTTATTTGAAATTCTGTTTCAAAAATACTGCTTTTACCAATCAAATAGCAGATTAACCCTGCATTAACCTCCGATTAACTTTCGCAACTCGTTTTTCAAAGCATTTTTGCATCATCACTAACCAAATTTCTTTATTTAAAAAATGACTATTTATCTGCCCGTAAAACTGCTTTTGGCACTATTGCTTTTCAGTTTGTCTTTTATTGCAAATGCTCAAAATGAAACACCAAAAGATTCTGTTTCAAATGAATTGAACGAAGTTGTAATCAGTCAGAATAAAAAGACTTTTACCAATTCAAACGGAAATATAAAAGTAGACGTTGCTAATTCTGTTTACAATTCGATCCTGGATCCGGTTGAACTGCTTTCAAAACTGCCTTTGGTTCAGATTAGTTCAGATCGTGAAAGTATTTCAATTGTTGGAAAAGGAAATCCGTTGATTTATATTGATAATCAGAAAGCCGGAATGAACGATTTGAATGCCCTGGCTGTCTCTGATATTAAAACGATCGAAATTATTCAGAACCCGTCATCTAAATACGAAGCCGAAGGACGTGCCGTGATTTTGATAACCAGAAAACTAAGTAAAAAAGACAGTTTTAAAATGGATATTTTTGAAACAGCTTCATTCAAAAAATATTGCAATAATTATCTTGGATTTAATTCCAGTTTTAAAAAGAATAAACTCGAATGGAAAGCCAGTTTTAATTACAACAAATTAGAACCGTGGGAAAGTCACAGTATTGCATATCAGATTCCGCAGGCTCAAATTATATCCAGTTACGATGTGTCAGCAGTTACAAAAAGGAATAAATATATTTTTGGAGGCGGTTTGTTTTATAAAATTAACGACGAGGATTATTTCTCCGTCAATGTAAACGGCAGATGGCAGAACGATACTTTTGATATCAATGCATTTACATTTAATAAAAATCAGGATCAGGAAAATCATGTTTATACTTTTAGTGATAATACCAGTGACAAGAATTTTATTAATTCATTTTTAAATTATTCAAAGAAATTAAAAACAATTGATACAAAGCTTTTTATTGGTCTGCAAGGTTCTAATTTCAATCAGCATTTATGGACTTTAGTTGAGAATAATTTCAATAATACACGGCCGGAATTATCACAAAACCGTGATCAGAAATTTAATGTCGATGTTTTTTCCGGAAGAATTGATCTGGAAAAAAAGTTT
This portion of the Flavobacterium gelatinilyticum genome encodes:
- a CDS encoding outer membrane beta-barrel family protein; translation: MTIYLPVKLLLALLLFSLSFIANAQNETPKDSVSNELNEVVISQNKKTFTNSNGNIKVDVANSVYNSILDPVELLSKLPLVQISSDRESISIVGKGNPLIYIDNQKAGMNDLNALAVSDIKTIEIIQNPSSKYEAEGRAVILITRKLSKKDSFKMDIFETASFKKYCNNYLGFNSSFKKNKLEWKASFNYNKLEPWESHSIAYQIPQAQIISSYDVSAVTKRNKYIFGGGLFYKINDEDYFSVNVNGRWQNDTFDINAFTFNKNQDQENHVYTFSDNTSDKNFINSFLNYSKKLKTIDTKLFIGLQGSNFNQHLWTLVENNFNNTRPELSQNRDQKFNVDVFSGRIDLEKKFKNDMNWEYGGLYSAAKSKSDYDVFDFEKNENTNFDYNFKEENAAVYSQLSGKIKKVNFSVGLRVENTNVNGKYSTESSSQIDKNYTNLFPKTQFSFSIDSSKSVSIDYSKSISRPNYSSLSMIGVYINPYFIYGSNINLVPTFMDVISVAFQYHDKSVKLTLYQNKNPVYQDFVFDDASNVLTFSEKNFQKESGYNIEFTLPFTYKIWTNTNSLVFATNKIEDDLALFNSSKTYLYYYSNNTFKLPKDFTFVLSFWGSTKQKEGVFERNAKLIFDMSLARSFGKNWNCTLNYNDIFKNTIYTERFTINNIGSRARYLVDANEFSITLRYSFGKIKDSEYKEKSVNENENRIR
- a CDS encoding sensor histidine kinase, whose product is MKRRINLLIAFSVLALVVLTTVQCYLVKTAYDYKVAQFHTQIKNEIGQITNNYSDIDSALTAKKETLYKKLSENYIQGKNTRLDIKKGVLETEFQSAITQQLQRKFERDLPNFKIDFAIVLNKFILYKNTQKADTIFSEKPFIQNKLYGNLTSLNHAFLVRSYVGTTNGIFENQDYKLLTEDSMYVSVIDWEMIILRRMAFILVLSLLSILTLISLFVIAIKALIKQKKVSDVKTDFINNITHELKTPLATLGISTKILEQKNIRDNDENFNSIVNTISRQNNRLQSLIDQVMANSLAENEIELQKEKIDTEDFLLSIVNDFKLTFPKIDIKTDFGTSKTVLILDKFHLTTAFLNVLENAVKYGSNSITVKTKIVDKQFSISFEDDGIGIAKNKQALLFEKFYRVEQGNLHNTKGLGLGLYYVNQIVKAHQGSVSVISDLGKGTQFTILLKV